A window of Cellulomonas fimi contains these coding sequences:
- a CDS encoding dsRBD fold-containing protein, with translation MSHPWEVTVYLVETPDDARGPLTRAHAVLAAADGTTVDGYGRSRAPETDDDPTSTRHALAVAGALRDLARRLVLEAGEVSGLERDELLTAC, from the coding sequence ATGTCGCACCCCTGGGAAGTAACCGTCTACCTGGTCGAGACGCCCGACGACGCCCGCGGTCCCCTCACGAGGGCCCACGCCGTGCTGGCCGCCGCCGACGGCACGACCGTCGACGGCTACGGCCGCTCGCGCGCACCGGAGACCGACGACGACCCGACGTCCACGCGGCACGCGCTCGCGGTCGCCGGAGCGCTGCGCGACCTCGCGCGCCGGCTCGTGCTGGAGGCCGGCGAGGTGTCCGGGCTCGAGCGTGACGAGCTGCTCACCGCCTGCTGA